The proteins below are encoded in one region of Armatimonadota bacterium:
- a CDS encoding sugar ABC transporter substrate-binding protein, with product MRTIAPMGYDVSNMDDGRLSPFLTYAAVILGAALTAAIGVYLVATTNPRVPGKTVIRWCVDPNPIRKEQIKLFESKHPDISVINDPGAEAQRLLTQLAGDVPPDVMAIYDPQTIRLFAKNDVLLDLRPYVERYQLPVDKLYPGLKPYIYYVDRIVGVPENCGPYVLFYNRKMFREAGVPYPEPGWTWDECLDVAKKLTKYRVVNGRKLPIQKGLYVGTSDWWFFIWMHDGHLYSPDFKTCTIDSEAAKKGIRFWADLRLKYHVTPTTSEAQSMAPTGAWGSDALLFRESRVAMMISGRWLAIQYREQKDLDWDVVSVPHGPNRVTLLASKCYSIPKTCRHKHEALTFIKHLLSMDNQLLVANYGDGIPTLQDREIEKAFSYNPAYPSEKNNKLHIEEMKYARVQEFSPYINALDSAAIMSVEFDKMWLGSQSPDQACDRIARRINAVIRRNLANPNFLD from the coding sequence TTGCGCACGATCGCTCCGATGGGCTATGATGTGAGCAACATGGACGATGGGCGACTCTCACCATTCCTGACATACGCCGCCGTTATCCTCGGCGCCGCATTGACCGCAGCAATCGGTGTATACCTGGTCGCCACCACGAACCCGCGCGTGCCCGGCAAGACCGTTATCCGCTGGTGCGTCGATCCGAACCCGATCCGCAAGGAACAGATCAAGCTCTTCGAGTCCAAGCACCCGGATATCAGCGTGATCAACGACCCCGGCGCTGAGGCCCAGCGGCTTCTCACCCAGCTCGCCGGCGACGTCCCGCCGGACGTGATGGCGATCTACGACCCGCAGACGATCCGCCTGTTCGCCAAGAACGACGTGCTCCTCGACCTCCGACCTTACGTGGAGAGATACCAACTTCCGGTGGACAAGCTCTATCCCGGCCTGAAGCCGTACATCTACTACGTCGACAGGATAGTCGGCGTCCCGGAGAACTGCGGGCCATACGTGCTCTTCTACAACAGGAAGATGTTCCGCGAGGCAGGCGTCCCCTACCCCGAGCCCGGATGGACCTGGGATGAATGCCTCGATGTCGCCAAGAAGCTCACTAAGTACAGAGTAGTGAACGGGCGGAAGCTCCCCATCCAGAAGGGACTCTACGTCGGCACGAGCGACTGGTGGTTCTTCATCTGGATGCACGACGGACACCTCTACAGCCCGGACTTCAAGACCTGCACGATCGACTCCGAGGCCGCCAAGAAAGGCATCCGCTTCTGGGCAGACCTCCGGCTCAAGTATCATGTGACTCCGACCACCAGTGAGGCCCAAAGCATGGCTCCGACGGGCGCATGGGGGAGCGACGCCCTGCTCTTCCGCGAGTCACGAGTGGCGATGATGATCTCCGGGCGCTGGCTTGCGATCCAGTACCGGGAGCAGAAGGACCTCGACTGGGATGTCGTGAGCGTTCCTCACGGCCCGAACCGCGTGACCCTGCTGGCGAGCAAGTGCTACTCGATCCCGAAGACGTGCCGGCACAAGCACGAGGCGCTCACGTTCATCAAGCACCTCCTCAGCATGGACAATCAGCTTCTCGTGGCGAACTACGGTGACGGCATCCCAACGCTCCAGGACAGGGAGATCGAAAAGGCTTTCTCATACAATCCCGCTTACCCAAGCGAGAAGAACAACAAGCTGCACATCGAGGAGATGAAGTACGCCAGGGTGCAGGAGTTCTCGCCATACATCAATGCGCTCGATTCGGCCGCGATCATGTCGGTCGAGTTCGACAAGATGTGGCTGGGATCGCAGAGCCCCGACCAGGCGTGCGACAGAATAGCCAGGAGGATCAATGCGGTGATCCGGCGCAACCTGGCGAACCCGAATTTCCTGGACTAG
- the ubiA gene encoding putative 4-hydroxybenzoate polyprenyltransferase: MESRSSAVLAKVRTILEMIKFEHTIFALPFALTSAFLAANGMPSLWAMLWILVAMVGARSSAMAFNRIADLHYDRLNARTAGRALPIGAVRLAEVWWFTLGSAAVFVLASWMLNPLAFALSPVALLIVLGYSYTKRFTSLSHLVLGLALGIAPVGAWIAVTGRLDFAPMVLSAAVMFWTAGFDIIYSLQDLEFDRKQGLFSIPKALGPAAGLLVSRGFHLAAVLLLTWFGMILELGTLYWVGTALVAGLLAYEQGLVRPDDYSRVNVAFFSTNGLVSIGFLIFALVDLLVRRAA, translated from the coding sequence ATGGAATCGAGGAGTAGCGCCGTGTTGGCGAAAGTGCGCACGATCCTCGAGATGATCAAGTTCGAGCACACGATCTTCGCGCTCCCATTTGCGCTCACCAGCGCGTTCCTCGCTGCGAACGGAATGCCGTCGCTTTGGGCGATGCTCTGGATCCTCGTCGCGATGGTCGGCGCCAGAAGCTCCGCGATGGCATTCAACCGCATCGCCGATCTTCACTACGACAGGCTGAATGCGCGAACCGCCGGGCGCGCTCTTCCGATCGGTGCGGTCAGGCTGGCCGAGGTTTGGTGGTTCACCCTCGGCTCGGCAGCCGTCTTCGTGCTGGCGTCGTGGATGCTGAATCCACTGGCCTTCGCGCTCTCGCCGGTTGCGCTGTTGATCGTTCTGGGCTACTCCTACACTAAGCGTTTCACGTCGCTCTCGCATCTGGTGCTTGGCCTTGCGCTCGGGATTGCCCCCGTCGGCGCCTGGATCGCGGTGACGGGACGGCTCGACTTCGCGCCGATGGTGCTATCGGCGGCGGTGATGTTCTGGACCGCCGGCTTCGACATCATCTACTCGCTCCAGGACCTGGAGTTCGACCGTAAACAGGGGCTCTTCTCAATCCCGAAGGCGCTCGGACCGGCTGCAGGGCTCCTCGTTTCGCGGGGATTTCACCTGGCGGCAGTGCTTCTGCTGACATGGTTCGGGATGATACTTGAACTCGGGACCTTGTACTGGGTCGGGACGGCCCTCGTTGCCGGGTTGCTGGCCTACGAGCAGGGCCTCGTCAGGCCGGACGATTACAGCAGAGTGAACGTCGCATTCTTCAGCACGAACGGATTAGTAAGCATAGGCTTTCTTATCTTTGCTTTGGTTGATCTGTTGGTCAGAAGGGCTGCTTGA
- a CDS encoding carbohydrate ABC transporter permease yields the protein MNRLMNPLMKAGLYTILSVGAISMLVPFLWMISTSIKQPNEVFAPGGGINLFPEHMVWKDTVLGGQPIRAWWGNYPDAWREINFPRLYLSSIFVAVIGTFGQVLTSAMAAFAFARLHFPGRDKLFFAYLATMMIPGSVTMIPVFVIMKNLGWINTYQALIIPGLFSAYGTFMLRQFFMGLPGELEDAAKIDGSGYVGIFTRVTLPLSKPALATLTTFTFMGFWGSYMWPLIVTVTEAPRTLPIGLRYFVGQHATNYTQLMAGSVIALIPVLLLFIFNQRYFVEGIKLSGIKG from the coding sequence ATGAATAGGCTAATGAACCCTCTGATGAAGGCAGGCCTCTACACCATCCTGAGCGTCGGCGCGATCAGCATGCTCGTGCCGTTTCTCTGGATGATAAGCACGTCCATCAAGCAGCCGAACGAGGTGTTCGCGCCGGGCGGCGGGATCAACCTCTTCCCGGAGCACATGGTCTGGAAGGACACGGTGTTAGGCGGCCAGCCGATCCGCGCGTGGTGGGGCAACTACCCCGACGCCTGGAGGGAGATAAACTTCCCCCGACTCTACCTGTCGAGCATCTTCGTGGCGGTGATCGGCACTTTCGGTCAGGTACTTACGAGCGCGATGGCGGCGTTCGCCTTCGCCCGGCTCCATTTCCCCGGCCGCGACAAGCTCTTCTTCGCCTACCTGGCGACGATGATGATCCCCGGCTCGGTGACGATGATCCCCGTGTTCGTCATAATGAAGAACCTGGGCTGGATCAACACGTACCAGGCGCTCATCATACCCGGACTCTTCAGCGCCTATGGAACCTTCATGCTCCGCCAGTTCTTCATGGGGCTCCCCGGCGAACTCGAGGACGCAGCGAAGATCGACGGCTCGGGGTACGTCGGCATCTTCACGCGGGTGACGCTCCCACTCTCCAAGCCGGCGCTCGCGACCCTGACGACCTTCACCTTTATGGGCTTCTGGGGGAGTTACATGTGGCCGCTCATCGTGACCGTCACCGAGGCACCGCGAACCCTCCCGATCGGCCTGAGGTATTTCGTCGGGCAGCACGCGACGAACTACACGCAGCTCATGGCCGGCTCGGTCATCGCCCTGATCCCGGTTCTGCTGCTCTTCATATTCAACCAGCGCTACTTCGTCGAAGGCATCAAACTCAGCGGGATCAAGGGGTAG
- the mqnC gene encoding dehypoxanthine futalosine cyclase yields the protein MTDWVAILEGVLAGQRLGGSDALTLFESGQLLELGFAADAVCLRMHPEPYRTYVVDRNINYTNICTSKCRFCAFWRDAESSEAYLLSDEEIHRKIQEAVELGATQILMQGGLHPDLRIEWYERLVSGIKERFDIDLHSFSPPEIVNIAKVSGLTIEEVIGRLRGAGLDSLPGGGAEILSNSIRRAVSPGKCSPDQWIGVMETAHTLGMRTTATMMFGHAETYPDRVEHLSRIRTLQDRTGGFTAFIPWTFQPSNTDIGGEQVGAYEYLRTLAISRLFLDNVANLQASWVTQGAKIGQISLKFGANDLGSTMIEENVVAAAGIRFRMSEHELREAISGAGYTPRKRNTYYDLVEANE from the coding sequence ATGACGGACTGGGTCGCCATCCTTGAGGGAGTCCTGGCGGGTCAGCGACTGGGCGGATCAGACGCCCTGACGCTCTTCGAGTCGGGCCAACTCCTCGAACTGGGGTTCGCCGCCGATGCCGTCTGCCTCCGGATGCATCCCGAGCCGTACCGGACCTACGTCGTAGACCGGAACATCAACTACACGAACATCTGCACCTCCAAGTGCCGATTCTGCGCCTTCTGGCGGGATGCCGAGTCGTCAGAGGCGTACCTGCTCTCAGACGAGGAGATCCACCGAAAGATACAAGAGGCGGTCGAACTCGGCGCGACCCAGATTCTGATGCAAGGCGGCCTGCATCCTGACCTGAGAATTGAGTGGTACGAGCGGTTGGTTAGTGGCATCAAAGAGCGCTTCGACATAGACCTGCACTCGTTCTCCCCACCGGAGATCGTCAACATCGCCAAGGTTTCGGGTCTCACGATAGAGGAAGTCATCGGTCGGCTTAGGGGTGCGGGGCTCGACTCGCTTCCGGGTGGCGGGGCGGAGATTCTCTCCAACTCCATCCGGAGAGCGGTGAGCCCCGGGAAGTGCTCCCCCGACCAGTGGATCGGCGTCATGGAGACCGCTCATACCCTCGGGATGCGTACTACGGCCACCATGATGTTCGGCCACGCGGAAACCTACCCTGACCGCGTCGAGCATCTGTCGCGGATCAGGACCCTCCAGGACCGTACCGGCGGGTTCACGGCATTCATTCCCTGGACCTTCCAGCCGTCGAACACCGATATCGGCGGTGAGCAGGTCGGGGCGTACGAGTACCTGCGTACCCTGGCAATATCCAGGCTCTTCCTCGACAACGTTGCCAACCTGCAGGCATCGTGGGTCACGCAGGGGGCGAAGATCGGCCAGATATCGCTGAAGTTCGGGGCGAACGATCTCGGCAGCACGATGATCGAGGAGAACGTCGTTGCGGCGGCCGGTATCCGGTTCCGCATGAGTGAGCATGAGTTGCGTGAGGCGATATCCGGGGCTGGGTACACGCCGCGCAAGAGGAATACATACTACGATCTGGTGGAAGCCAATGAGTGA
- a CDS encoding MTAP family purine nucleoside phosphorylase, translating to MSDAIAVIGGSGAYTLLQNGSFAGERVGPISTPFGDSQPIHRFAAADAEFLFLSRHGDKGYHIAAPSVNYRANIWALKDLGTARIISWSGPGAIDDSLTIGQYVLPDDLLDETKRRTYTFFEGLGIGFVRQNPVFCPELLVNASTVLSDLDAEHRDTATYVCTEGPRLETPAEIRKYKAFGGDLVGMTLVPEVFLAKELEMCYMSICYVTNYAEGIKPSRFVPGVLFEGLISDEQRRIVDAAVGRFPEIIRELVSRLSSRERTCACGRLMERYRRRGDIGEDWHTWVERRSTP from the coding sequence ATGAGTGACGCAATCGCAGTCATAGGCGGGAGCGGCGCGTACACGCTCCTGCAGAACGGAAGCTTTGCCGGGGAGCGAGTCGGACCGATCTCGACGCCGTTCGGCGACTCGCAGCCGATCCACCGGTTTGCCGCGGCCGACGCCGAGTTCCTCTTCCTCTCGCGCCACGGTGATAAGGGCTACCATATCGCGGCGCCGTCTGTGAATTATCGCGCGAACATCTGGGCGCTCAAGGATCTGGGGACTGCGCGTATCATCTCCTGGTCGGGACCCGGCGCGATAGACGATTCCTTGACTATCGGTCAGTACGTGCTGCCGGACGATCTGCTCGACGAGACGAAGCGCCGGACGTACACGTTCTTCGAGGGTCTCGGGATCGGTTTCGTCCGCCAGAATCCCGTCTTCTGCCCGGAGCTTCTAGTCAACGCATCCACAGTGCTCTCCGACCTCGATGCCGAGCACCGAGATACCGCGACCTACGTCTGCACCGAGGGTCCGCGCCTGGAAACGCCCGCCGAGATCCGCAAGTATAAGGCGTTTGGCGGCGATCTGGTCGGCATGACGCTCGTCCCGGAGGTCTTCCTCGCCAAGGAACTGGAGATGTGCTATATGTCGATCTGCTACGTGACGAACTACGCCGAGGGCATCAAGCCTAGCCGGTTCGTCCCCGGCGTGCTCTTCGAGGGGCTGATCAGCGATGAGCAGAGGCGGATCGTCGATGCGGCGGTCGGGCGATTCCCGGAGATCATCCGCGAACTGGTGAGCAGGCTCTCCAGCAGGGAGCGGACCTGTGCCTGCGGCCGCCTCATGGAGCGCTACCGCCGCCGTGGCGACATAGGCGAGGACTGGCATACCTGGGTCGAACGCCGTTCTACCCCTTGA
- a CDS encoding sugar ABC transporter permease — MGRMTYKRREALAAYGFLLPNFIGFLVFTSIPVVVSLVMAFTHWNIFKAPTWVGLENFVSLLGFHREGGQLTSNDPFFWQYVYNTVYLMAGIPVGMAASLITALIMNQKIKGIVIFRTLYFLPAVCSGVALLILWKYLYNADIGLINKSIRLVGESIYGNKLFALGFTIFTAVFFGIIALGVVGLVLSLVHWLSEKLRLTWPEWLFRGLIVCAGAAIFIGMGVYGRQVYSIISFFFGTPPDWLGTVQWAKPSLILMGLWGGLGGYNMILYLAALQGVPTSYYEAAEIDGAGPWQKFWAVTWPMISPTTFFILVMSVIGGFQGGFMVANVMTGGGPAGSTTTVEYYLYQTAFEKFNMGYASAIAWFLFAVILLMTMLTWRIGGRVVTYE; from the coding sequence ATGGGACGCATGACATACAAGAGGCGCGAGGCACTGGCGGCATATGGATTCCTGCTGCCCAACTTCATCGGCTTTCTGGTGTTCACCAGCATCCCGGTGGTTGTCTCGCTCGTCATGGCGTTCACCCACTGGAACATATTCAAGGCGCCGACCTGGGTGGGCCTCGAGAACTTCGTCAGTCTGCTGGGATTCCACCGCGAGGGAGGGCAACTGACATCGAACGACCCGTTCTTCTGGCAGTACGTCTACAATACGGTCTACCTCATGGCGGGAATACCGGTCGGGATGGCCGCGAGCCTGATCACAGCCCTCATCATGAACCAGAAGATCAAGGGCATCGTGATCTTCCGAACGCTCTACTTCCTGCCGGCGGTCTGCTCAGGCGTCGCGCTCCTGATCCTCTGGAAGTACCTCTACAATGCGGACATCGGCCTGATCAACAAGTCGATCCGGCTGGTGGGCGAATCGATCTACGGAAACAAGCTCTTCGCACTGGGATTCACGATATTCACCGCCGTCTTCTTCGGGATCATCGCGCTGGGAGTGGTCGGGCTCGTTCTGTCCCTCGTCCACTGGCTCTCAGAGAAGCTGAGGCTCACGTGGCCGGAATGGCTCTTCCGCGGACTGATTGTCTGCGCGGGAGCGGCGATCTTCATCGGAATGGGAGTCTATGGGCGGCAGGTCTACTCGATCATCAGCTTCTTCTTCGGGACTCCGCCGGACTGGCTCGGAACGGTCCAGTGGGCGAAACCCTCGCTGATCCTGATGGGACTCTGGGGCGGACTCGGCGGCTACAACATGATCCTCTACCTCGCCGCGCTCCAGGGCGTCCCGACATCGTACTACGAGGCCGCCGAGATCGACGGCGCGGGTCCGTGGCAGAAGTTCTGGGCGGTGACCTGGCCGATGATCAGCCCGACGACGTTCTTCATCCTCGTGATGAGCGTGATCGGCGGATTCCAGGGCGGATTCATGGTCGCGAATGTGATGACCGGCGGCGGACCGGCCGGAAGCACGACGACGGTCGAGTACTACCTCTACCAGACGGCGTTCGAGAAGTTCAACATGGGGTACGCCTCCGCGATCGCCTGGTTCCTCTTCGCCGTGATACTGCTGATGACGATGCTGACCTGGCGAATCGGCGGAAGGGTGGTCACGTATGAATAG
- a CDS encoding UbiX family flavin prenyltransferase encodes MRVERTLVVAITGASGSVYGVRFLESILRHYDRIYTIVSDNARTVIRTEVGLYADADESLGTLSEKITLCSPNDLTAPPASGSVASEGMVIIPCSMGTAGRIASGVSSDLITRSADVCLKENRKLIMVVRETPFNLIHLRNLTRLAEAGAIILPASPAFYSHPKTVDDMVEFVVARVIQQLGFVHPSAPEWHGIEE; translated from the coding sequence ATGAGAGTGGAACGCACCCTTGTAGTCGCGATAACCGGAGCGAGCGGAAGTGTCTACGGAGTCCGCTTTCTCGAGAGCATTCTCCGTCACTACGACCGCATCTACACGATCGTGTCGGACAACGCGAGGACCGTCATCAGGACGGAAGTTGGTCTCTATGCGGACGCCGATGAGTCCCTCGGCACGTTGTCAGAGAAGATCACGCTCTGCTCGCCGAACGACCTGACCGCGCCGCCGGCCAGCGGGTCGGTCGCGTCCGAAGGCATGGTCATCATCCCGTGCTCCATGGGTACCGCGGGTCGGATCGCGTCAGGCGTATCGAGCGACCTTATCACACGATCCGCCGACGTCTGCCTGAAGGAGAATCGCAAGCTGATCATGGTCGTTCGCGAGACGCCGTTCAACCTCATCCATCTCCGCAATCTCACGCGGCTCGCGGAAGCGGGGGCGATCATCCTGCCCGCATCGCCTGCCTTCTATTCGCATCCGAAGACGGTTGATGACATGGTGGAGTTCGTCGTAGCACGAGTGATCCAGCAGTTGGGTTTCGTGCACCCCTCGGCGCCAGAGTGGCATGGAATCGAGGAGTAG
- the mqnE gene encoding aminofutalosine synthase MqnE yields MRELALKSDIGDIVEKVERAVRLDFEDGVRLFASDDLLAIGWAANFVRRRMNGDRTYYIVNRHINYSNLCKNHCRFCAFRKNEGEQGAYTMSLEEVICRADEVRQEIDYTELHIVGSLHPDLPFSYYVEMLSALRRLMPAVHIQAFTAVEIDHLAKIAGLSIRDTLIRLRDAGLGSLPGGGAEVFAPRIRKNLCAEKLSSDGWLDVMRTAHQLGIRSNATMLYGHIETPEERIDHMLRLRDLQDETGGFLAFIPLAFHPQGTDISNFGKRSGIDDLKMIAVSRLMLDNFDHIKVFWIMLGLKLAQVALHFGADDFDGTVVEEKITHSAGAETPQGLSVPEILRLISETGTIPVERDTLYNEVER; encoded by the coding sequence ATGAGAGAACTGGCGCTGAAGTCCGATATCGGCGACATAGTCGAGAAGGTGGAGCGGGCGGTTCGCCTTGACTTCGAGGATGGCGTGCGGCTCTTCGCGTCCGACGACCTGTTGGCGATCGGCTGGGCGGCCAACTTCGTCCGCCGGCGAATGAACGGCGACCGGACCTACTACATCGTCAACCGGCATATCAACTACAGCAACCTCTGCAAGAACCACTGCCGGTTCTGCGCGTTCCGGAAGAACGAGGGCGAGCAGGGTGCATACACGATGAGCCTCGAAGAGGTGATCTGTCGGGCGGACGAAGTCCGGCAGGAGATTGATTACACCGAACTGCACATCGTCGGGAGTCTGCACCCTGATCTGCCGTTCAGCTACTACGTGGAGATGCTCTCTGCACTCAGGCGCTTGATGCCGGCCGTCCACATTCAGGCGTTCACGGCGGTCGAGATCGATCACCTGGCAAAGATCGCCGGCCTCAGCATCAGGGACACGCTGATCCGGCTTCGCGACGCGGGCCTCGGATCACTTCCCGGAGGAGGGGCTGAGGTCTTCGCTCCCAGAATCCGGAAGAACCTGTGTGCCGAGAAGCTCTCATCAGACGGCTGGCTCGATGTGATGCGCACCGCCCACCAACTCGGCATCCGCTCGAACGCCACGATGCTCTACGGACACATAGAGACCCCTGAGGAGCGCATAGACCACATGCTCCGTCTGAGGGATCTGCAGGACGAGACCGGCGGATTCCTAGCGTTCATCCCGCTCGCGTTCCACCCCCAGGGCACGGACATCTCGAACTTCGGGAAGCGCTCGGGGATCGACGACTTGAAGATGATCGCCGTTTCTCGGCTGATGCTCGACAACTTCGACCACATAAAGGTTTTCTGGATCATGCTCGGCCTCAAGCTGGCACAGGTCGCCCTCCATTTCGGCGCGGATGACTTCGACGGCACGGTTGTCGAGGAGAAGATCACCCACTCCGCCGGGGCGGAGACCCCCCAGGGCCTCTCCGTTCCCGAGATACTCCGGCTGATCTCCGAGACAGGCACGATCCCCGTCGAGCGCGATACTCTCTACAACGAGGTAGAGAGATGA
- a CDS encoding menaquinone biosynthesis protein, which produces MKIGAVPYLNGRPLVHGLEREPRVELITDVPSRLAQKLQDKEIAAGLLSVFACFENPGLQMVPGICIGCDGPADSVRIFLGKPVDQLRTVALDTSSLSSVNLARIILRERYGIVPDFVDMRPDVEEMLDLCDAAVTIGDITMTSPQDRWPMLDLGEEWKLLTGLPFVFAVWAVNPDMASPELVDILTEARQRGMASLDEISESESKRLDLPSEVCYRYLSEIMDYDMTERHYQALELFRQKSCAMVPGLRMGPVSVFCDSQNGIYLR; this is translated from the coding sequence ATGAAGATCGGTGCAGTGCCATATTTGAACGGCAGGCCGTTAGTCCATGGCCTCGAACGCGAACCGCGAGTCGAGTTGATCACCGACGTCCCTTCGAGGTTGGCGCAGAAACTCCAGGACAAGGAGATCGCGGCCGGACTTCTGTCGGTCTTCGCATGCTTCGAGAACCCGGGCCTGCAGATGGTACCCGGGATCTGCATCGGCTGCGACGGCCCGGCGGATAGCGTCCGGATCTTCCTCGGCAAGCCTGTCGATCAGTTGCGCACCGTCGCCCTCGATACCAGTTCGCTCTCGTCGGTCAATCTCGCGCGAATCATTCTTCGCGAGCGCTACGGGATCGTGCCGGATTTCGTGGATATGCGGCCGGACGTCGAGGAGATGCTCGACCTGTGCGACGCCGCGGTCACGATCGGCGACATCACGATGACCTCGCCCCAGGACCGCTGGCCGATGCTCGATCTGGGCGAGGAATGGAAGTTGCTCACTGGCCTGCCGTTCGTCTTCGCGGTTTGGGCGGTGAATCCCGACATGGCATCTCCCGAGTTGGTCGACATTCTCACCGAGGCCAGGCAGCGGGGCATGGCATCGCTTGACGAGATCAGCGAGTCGGAGTCGAAGCGCCTCGACCTGCCGTCTGAGGTCTGTTACAGGTATCTCAGCGAGATCATGGACTACGATATGACCGAGCGGCACTACCAGGCGCTGGAGTTGTTCCGGCAGAAATCCTGCGCCATGGTGCCCGGCCTTCGCATGGGCCCGGTGTCGGTGTTCTGCGACTCGCAGAATGGAATCTACCTGAGATGA